The window ttatttatcaaatgaattgaaaattgaatagaaaatatagtcaagacattgacgaggttagaaataatgattaatatttgaagtattaattttgttcttcaaacttcaagctcaaaggaaggccagttgtatagcttatatcaccagcataactgttttcagctgtgctaacataattgcacaagggttttctaatcagacattagtcttctaaggcgattagcaaacacaatgtaccattagaacactagagtgatagttgatggaaataggcctctatacacctctggagatatttcattagaaaccagacgtttccacctagaatagtcatttaccacattaacaatgtatagtgtgtatttttgattaatgttatctttattgaaaaaactgcttttctttgaaaaataaagacatttctaagtgaccccaaacttttgaacggtagtgtgtatatatatatatattactgtttTAGCAATGATGTAAACTGTCTCACAAGCAGCCTGATTAATTATTGATGCAGCTGTACacacgttttatttatttaaatgccaGATGTGTGATGATATAAGCTGATACTTATGGCTGTCACAAAAATTACACAGAATTGTGTATTTTATGCTCTATTTGAGGATAATATTGCCACTTCCACTTTATATTTTTCGTCCTCCTCCAGTGATTCCTTTCGCTGACTACTACATCATAGCAGGAGTGGTGTATCAGGCCCCAGATCTGGGAACAGTAATCAGCTCCAGAGCGGTAAGAATGTGTAGTTTGATCCTGTAAAATACACTTGAAGCAGAGTGCTATCAAGGTTATCTCATGTCACATGAATCTCTTTTAGCTCTCTGCTGTCCATGGAATCCAGTCTGCTTTTGATGAGGCCATGTCATACTGTCGCTATCACCCATCCAAAGGATACACGTGGCACTTcaaggaccaggaggagagaggttagGCTTTTGCAGTTAATTTAAATTGACATTTGAGAGATTTTCGTGGTAATGTTATTCAAAGTGATCACagcaatttaaaaacaatagGCAGTGAAAACCATGAGAAGTAAGAACTAAAGCTATAAGTGTCCTGCAATCACAAGATCTTTATAAGAGTAAGTTCAGGTTTAATATGAGGGACTTTGGCAAAAGCTGATtcacttatttttcttttctttagaaaAAACCAAGCCTAAGtctaaaaagaaagaggaaccGAGTTCACTGTTTCAGAGGCACCGCGTTGACACGCTCCTTTTGGACCTCAGGTCAAAGTTCCCACCAACATTCTACCAGGTACGAGTTTCACTGGTTCACAACAGTTATTCATGTTTATCGTTTCCCATCTTTTCTTCACAAAAACCCATCATACAACTTCTTCATTCGCGTTGTTGTGACTGCCTCTAagactctttttctttctgcgATTTCAGCCCAAGCCTGGTGAGAAGCCAATCCCAGGTATGACCGTGtcacttttttaatgttttaattatattCAGACCTTGAAGTCACTTAATGAATAGTGTCAGTGGACACCAGACATTCAGATTTTGATGATGGTGGGAATATATCACCCACACTGAGAATAGAAAGAATGTGTGTGAGAATATCCACAATGCTCCCACTTAATTGAATGCTCTTGTATTGCAGTCGAGGTAAAGAAGGAGCCTGAACCCCCCACAGAAGTTGTTAAACAAGAGGAAAGGGAACCAGCCACAAAGTCCTCGGCCCCGGCTCCGCCGAGCAAACCGCCTCCCGAGAAGAGAGCAAGACTACAGTGAGAAGAACAGTCATTCGTCTCGGAGTCCTCCAGCGCGAACCGAAAGAACAGCTCGGGAGTATTTTTGTTGCCCCGTCACATTTGAAGATTGTCTCCCCCTCTGGTCATTCGATCAGTTTACAGGAGGCTAAGAATGAACTGgcacgagagaaaaaaaacgacaGTTGCTTGTCTACTGTGCCAGTGCTACTTTTACATTGTAACCTAAGTCTTGTGCACGTGATCAGTTTGGCACCGTGGACATTTCAGGCAGCTGTGCTACGACCGGGGGTTAACTGCATGATGTCAGCAGGCATTTAGCAGTATTCTACGAGGATGAGGGTTTTTTGATGATACGCCGGCATCAGCATCAGTGTCGGTTTACTGTCGACATCAGCGTAATATGTGTGTTGTAATCATTTCAGAGGACCGTTTAATTCCCAGCATGTGTTACAGGGTGATGCGTCAGAATGCATCATCTCATCTGTAAAGCAAAACGCTTCTTGACTTCAGCACCTCTCTTTAATTTCTAATACTTTCATCTGTTTTTGTATGGAATattttttggtgtgtttttctATTAAAATGTATCAGCTACAGGTATCCTGGTCTTGAGTCTCACTTAATGAGTTTCATGATCTGAACAGAGTATCCATCTCTATGatcatctatatttatttatatatatatatgtgtgtgtatgtgtatatatatataaatattacactTGCATTTCAGAGGCAAATATTGTTAGTCTTAAGTATTTCACCAAAAGGCAGTGATTAGAGAAcagaacaacaaatacaaaccaATGTGGGACTTCATCTTGACCTCTAGGACGAGGGGGTGACCTTTCAGTATCAAACTACCAAGCCTGGTAATGTTTATGTTTGTATTGCTTTATTCATAATTACTGAGCGCTTCCATTGCTGGTAGTTTCGATTCATTTTCTAAAATTACCAAATTGAGTAGCAAATGTGAGCATACGTCCAGCAGGCGGCGCCATTTAGTTACATTAGGATCTTAATTGCCCAATGATACATTATATTTCATGCGTGTGTCTTTCTCGCTTGTCACTGCGTTGTCATGTCAAACGTGTTCAGTATTTCACCGAGCAAAGAAAGAGGGCAATAAAACGACTGAAAGCACAAAGCGAGctggatatttttttatttcaggtgTAGCTGTAAAATAGTAGCCGCTTCCATGGTTACGACCCACCGACCGCAGCTACGTATTACGGAGGCCACGAAGAAGAAGTTTCTCGCAGGGCGTGGTGGGATAGGAGTCTCCTCGCTGGAGGACCGAGAGAACAGAGCCCCAGCTGGCTGGCTAGCAGCGGAGAAGATGGCTGCGCGGGGGAACCTCAGGCCGGGGGCTGAACACAGAGCAGCGTTCGTCATGTTCAGCGACGACTAGCCGGCGTGTTGTTCCGTCGGTCGGTTGCGTCCGCGTTTGTTCGCAGGGGGATAAAACAACATGGGGTCGCAGACTCTCCAGATCCTGAGGCAGGGGGTCTGGGCTTCAGTCACAGGCGGATGGTACTACGACCCCGACCAGAACACATTCGTCAACGctttacatctctacacctGGCTGTTTCTGCTATGCTTCCCCTTCACACTTTACATGGTGAGCCGTGTTTTGAGTTTGTAACCcccttcttgttttctttcttcttcgtgcttttttatttacatttttgccGTGACTGTTGACACCGTAAGTCACCGAGAGAGTCCGTTAGGTTCGCCGCCGCTGTGCACTAACGGTCGGTCTCGGTCTATTATCTGGAGCGGAGACAACGTGACGTCTCGCTTAAACTGAACCGACGTCTACTTAGCTCAGAAGGTTTCATGAAACCAAAAGATTCACGTAGTTTAGACGCAGATAAACCTTGTAACGGAAGACACAAATGGCTCACACGCATACACAAAAAACGAGCTGTAAATGGCTGCCCCCCTGAAGTGAAGCGTCCACCACATAGATGGGACCAGAATGCGCTTTTGTTTAGCTACGTGTTTATCACAGCGGTGTAGTTAAGATCCGACGGGGTGTTATCAGTCGATCCCACTGTGTCAGGCTGTAATCTCCGAataccacctcctcccccctatctttatatatatatatttttttatatttttgtaatctacttgttttcatcctgtcggTAGTGATTTGCGGTTTCACGAGATATCAGCTGTGACTGCAAGAGCACAGCTGACCACGACGTAACTGTAATCTGGCAACTTCAATGTCCGAGAagaagtgtgttgtgtgtgtgtgtgtgtttttaaaggcaCTGCTTTGTGTTTACTTTTTGCACAGCTGTAGCTCGCCCTCTAAACTGTCTCAGGACCTGACGCATGAGTCATAATCCACCTATTCCGAATCAGTTGACAAATAACGTGCACAAGCTGAAAATGGCAGTGCATCGttgtgtattaatttaaattgttGTACTTTATGAACATACTCGGGGGGTCAGGAAGTAGCCATGCTAACTTCTATATATAAAGAAGCTGAACATATTTGTGGTTCCCGTTCTATTCCTGGAGTGGAAATTCTCCGGTCAGCTCTGGTTTATATTGAGCCACGCATCCGAGTGCTGCTTCTGTTCGTAATGAACTGCAGCCGGATGCAGCAAGTGGGGATATCTCAAGGGCAACGGAGATGGAGCTCGGGCACCTCGTggtaaacacacaggtgtgtctCCTGCTTCCTCGGGAGCTTCACAGTGGAAAGAGACAAGATAATTGAACGCGCTAGTTTTTAAACATGCCGGCGTCATTAAAGAATCTGCTCAAATGGTTGCAATAATGCATGAAAATCATCCCTTCATCTGTGTTCAGGGGAGCTAACTGATGCAGTAGTTGGGTGCAGTTACCAGGTTTAAATCCTCGACTGTTAAAAGCTGCactggtggtgtagtggctagcgctGTCGCCTCTCAGCAAGTTACAATACAATATACAGTCTGCCTCATCCTGCCTCCGTCTTCCTTTTCCGGTGCCAGGCGCTGCAGCCGAGCATGGCGATCGTGGGCATCTACTGCGGCGTCATCGCTGCCATGTTCCTGCTGCTGAAGACGGTGAACTTCCGCCTGCACCACGCCCTGGATGAgggggaggtggtggagcaCCAGGCCAAGGAGAGTCGGGGCGGCAGAGGTGGCACCGAGGGGGCCAACGACGTCGGCGTCACCCGCCGACAGGACGGCAACGGCCCGGGGTGAGTTTGCGTCCCCCGCCCGTCGCCGATGGCGGACGCGACCTCTGGTGACGGAGGTCAAAGACGCCGGAGGAGCGTGACCGCGCTGCTTGGATGACGGGGCTGCGTAGGAGCGTGTCGCGCATCCCGGCCAATGACGGTGAAGAGTCGCAAGGCTCGGGGCGGTGGAGTTGTTTAAATGTGATGTAGTCCGGAGCTAAGGTGAGAGGGTCTGgtcctccagtggagaaaaGACACGGAGGATCCACCCATCACTTTAAAGGCTTCCAGAGGAGGCTCAGCCCCAACAGCAGAAAACAATTGCTGCTTTTCGTCTTCATAAAGTAAAGACATCTGCAGAAAGGGCAAGATACTAAAAGACAACAGACATCTTAATTTACTAGATGATACACAGCAGgcatgatatgatatatatattagggctgtgaaacgattaaaatttttaatcggattaatcacaggtttctgtggattaatcatgattaatcacatattaccgatattctcggtatattttgtgagaacacaga of the Pseudoliparis swirei isolate HS2019 ecotype Mariana Trench chromosome 11, NWPU_hadal_v1, whole genome shotgun sequence genome contains:
- the med6 gene encoding mediator of RNA polymerase II transcription subunit 6; the encoded protein is MAAVDFRDNLLGISWVDSGWVPILNPGNVLDYFSERSNPFYDRTCNNEVVKMQRLTLEHLNQMVGVEYILLHAQEPILYIIRKQQRQSPTQVIPFADYYIIAGVVYQAPDLGTVISSRALSAVHGIQSAFDEAMSYCRYHPSKGYTWHFKDQEEREKTKPKSKKKEEPSSLFQRHRVDTLLLDLRSKFPPTFYQPKPGEKPIPVEVKKEPEPPTEVVKQEEREPATKSSAPAPPSKPPPEKRARLQ